The segment ACTGGGCGAGCTGCCCGACGAGCCGGCCGAGCACGGAGCGGATGGTCATGTCGTCGTCGATGGTGCCGATCGGCACCTCGATCGCGGCGTCGAGCTGCTCGTCGGTGAGCCGGGTCGCCCGGTCGATCATCTCGCCGGTCAGCCAGACGTGGTGCTCGATCATGCGCGTCATCAGGTCCATCGGGGTCACCTTTCGTGAGGTCGGCAGCCGCAGGCTGCCGGGCGGGTGGAAGTGCACGCCGCTCGGACCCTCGATCTGGGTGCGGGTGGGGTGCTGACGCCAACGGCTCGGCGCGATGCCGTACTCCCGCGCGAACGCCCGGGTGAACGCCTCGTGCGAGCCGTAACCGGCCTCGAACGCGACGTCGACCACCTGCTCGTCGCCCGTCAGCAGGCGGTACGCCGCGCGCTCCAGCAGCAGCCTCCGGCGCATCCGCTCCGGCGGCTCACCGCCCGCCGCCGACACGACGCGAGCGAGGTGGAAGCGGGAGAGGTGGAGCCGACGCGCCCGTTCGTCGCCGCCCAGGTCGAGGGTCTCGGCCAGGGTGGCGAGGAACTCGGCGAAGGTGTCGGCCGCTGTCGTCATGACCACCACCCTCGCCCGCGACGAGGCCGCGCACTTGATCGCACGTGCGCAGTCTGCACCCGCTCAGGCGGGCCGTGCTTCCGTGGCTGCCTCCACCCCCGCCTCCACCCCCGCATCCACCGCCGCCTTCGCGGCCCCGATCACCTCGGTGAGGCGGTCGCGGAGGTCCAGCAGCTCGTCGAGCTCCATCCCCAGCCGCTGGAGGATCGTGCCGGGCACCTCGAGCGCCTGCGTCCGCAGGTCGCGGCCGCGGTCCGTCAGGGCCACCGCGAGGCTGCGCTCGTCCGCAGGGTTGCGGTCCCGACGCACCAGGCCGGCCGCCTCGAGCCGCCGGAGCAGCCGCGAGAGCGTGGCCGGGTCGAGCTCGAGCCGACGGCTGAGCTCGGTCACGGACAACGGCTCCCCGCCCCAGAGCGCCAGCATCACGAGGTACTGCGGGTGGGTGAGCCCCATCGGCTCGAGCACCGGCCGGTAGACCGAGATGACCGTGCGGGACGCCACCGCGAGGGCGAAGCAGACCTGTCGTTCGAGGGCGAGGGGGTCGTCGAGGTCGTCGATTCGGCGGGGCTCGGACATTCCGTTAGCCTAGCAATCGTTGTCACAGCAAACGATTCGTGAGAGAGGCTCGCATGGCCGGCAGCGTTCCCGCTCGACGTACGGAGAAGGGTCGCGGCCACCTGCTCGACCTCGACGCCCCGCGCCGGATCGTCCAGGACCCCGAGAAGGACGCCCGTGACCTCGCCCGCGTCCAGCGCTGGGTGATGTCGACGCTTGCCGTCACCACGATCCTGCACCTCGTCGTCGGCCTCGTCGTGGCAGCCGTCATGCTGGACGACTCCCCCACGTCGTCCAAGATCGGGCTCAACGTCATCGCCGGGCTCTTCGGTGCCTTCGCCGTCGCCGTCGGCCGCGCGATCCACGGCAAGCGGATCGTCTCCCCGTGGTTGCTGCTCGCCGTCGTCCCGACCGCCGTCGGGCTCTGGCTGACCTTCGGCTGATCAGCCGCGGGCGGCCTCGAATATCTCGACGAGGTTGCCCGACGGGTCCGCCACGAGGAACTGCCGGCCGCCAGGCCCCGCGACGACGTCACTGCGCAGGGTGACCCCGGCTGCCCGCAAGCGCTCGAGGTGGTCGTCGAGGTCGTCCACGACCAGGTGGATCCGGTTGCGTCCGGGCCCCGACGCGTCCGGCGGGGTCGCCCGCGCGCCCGAGCTCGGCGGCCCGGAGAGCAGCACCCGCAGGTGCCCCCGCACCACGTCGGCGAACGGCGGCGCAGGGTGGCTCAGCACGGTGAAGCCGAGGTGCTCGGTGTAGAAGTCGATCGCCGCCTGCACGTCGTCCACGACGTAGCGGACGCTGGCGTACTCGTCCATGGTCACTCCTCCGCCACCACCATCGCCCCGGACGTCCGGCCGGTCAATGACCGGCCACCTGTCCCGCCGTCGGGCTCCGGGCGACCTTCGGCTGACTGGTCCGATCCGGCGTTAGGGTCGTCGCATGGGAGCACCTGAGAGCTCGCGCGACACGCGCTTCACGACCCTCCCCGCCGGCGTACGCGCCGAGGACATGGTGGCCGGCGTCGACGCCGGCAGCTCGCCCGAGCCGGACGACGTGCGCAACGTCGACCAGCACGCCGCGACCCGCGACGACTGAGCCCCGGCCTGCTTGTCGCGCGCCTGCGATGAGCGGGACCGCGCGCGTAGACACGCGGACCGAACCTGCCGGTCGAGGTCCGGCCCACGCTCAGCCGCCCGGTTTGCCCCGGGGTTTGGTCCGCGCGTCTCCGGTCAGAGCCCGAGCACCTGCACGACCACGAGGTACGCCCCGCGCACGCCGTCGGGGTCGTGGAGGGCCGGGTCGTCCCCGGCCGCGGCGGCGCGGTCGCGCACGGCCGCGCCCGGGTCGACGGCCGTGAGGTCGGCGGCGAGGGCAGCGACCACCTGCGGCAGGTCGTGCTCGTCGAGGTGGTCCAGGGCGAGGCTGTCGTGCAGCATGCTCGCCGCCTCTGCCATCAGCTCGCGCGCGGTCTCCGCGTCCACGTCGGGTCGCGACGAGGCGGCGGCGTCGGCGGCCGCGAGGAAGGGCTCGAGGATGCCGGGCGGAGGCGTCGAGGGCATGGGGCGATCGTCCTCGTGACCGCCGTACCCGGCAACGCCTTTACCGGCGGGACGCGGACGCCTGGCGCGGCGGGAGGGCGCCGTCGTACGTAATAACCCGGATGCGCGAGGGGTACGTCGAGGCGCACGCTGGAGGACACACGACCCGACCAGCACCGGAAGGAGACTCACCATGTGGGACACCGTCCAGACCAGCAGGACCCACCTCAGCCACGACCTGCCGTGCCCGGGGTGCGGCCACGCCGCGCACACCTACCTGCCGTGCAGCGACTCCTGCCGCTGCCGGCGACCGAACCCGCTCGCGACGAGCTCGGCCGCCTGACGATCAGGCCGGCTCGGCGACCAGCCCCAGCTCGGCGACGGAGGCCAGCGACTCGTTGCGCGGGACCACGCGGACCGTGTAGCCGAACGGGCCGGAGACCGCGAGCGGCACGGCGGCGTCGAAGCGGTGGCGGTTGCCGTCGTACGACTCCCCCACCAGCATCGGCGTCGCCGACGTCGCGGTGAGGACGTCGTCGGAGCCGATCCGCCCGTGCACGACCTGCACCTCGACGTCGTCGGCCGAGAGCGAGCCGAGCGCCACCCAGGCGCGGACAGCGAGCGTCGCGCCCACGACGGCCTGGTCGCCCACGCCCTCGGAGTCGACGTGCTCGACGCGGACGCCGGGCCACGCGGCGCGGACGTCGTGCTTCCAGCCCGACAGGGTGCGAGCGCCGACGTAGTCGGAGTTGAGCGTGCGCGCGGTGTGCGCGGCCGGGGCGTACAGCTCGCGGACGTAGTCGCGGACCTGGCGGGTGGCGAGCACCTTGGGGCCGAGCGACTTCAGCGTGTGGCGGACCATCTCCAGCCAGCGCGGGGGCACGCCCTCGTCGTTGGTCTCGTAGAAACGCGGCACGACCTCGCCCTCGAGCAGGTCGTAGAGCGCGTTGGCCTCGAGGTCGTCACGCCGGTCGGGGTCCTCGATCCCGTCGGCCGACGGGATCGCCCAGCCGTTGTTGCCGTCGTACCACTCGTCCCACCAACCGTCGAGGATCGAGAGGTTCAGGCCACCGTTGAGCGCCGCCTTCATGCCCGAGGTGCCGCAGGCCTCGTAGGGACGCAGCGGGTTGTTGAGCCACACGTCGCAGCCGGGGTAGAGCGGCTGCGCCATCGCGATGTCGTAGTTGGGCAGGAACGCGATGCGGTGCCGGACCTCCGGGTCGTCGGCGAAGCGCACCATCTCCTGGATGAGTCGCTTGCCGGTCTCGTCGGCCGGGTGCGCCTTGCCGGCGATGACCAGCTGGATGGGCCGCTCGGGGTCGATCAGCAGCTTCTTGAGGCGGGCGGGGTCGCGCAGCATCAGCGTGAGGCGCTTGTACGTCGGCACGCGCCGCGCGAAGCCGATGGTCAGCACGTCGGGGTCGAGCGCGCTGTCGATCCACGTGGTCTCCGCGGCCGCGTAGCCCCGCTTGGTCGCCGAGCGGCGCATCCGGTCGCGGGCGTCGTCGACGAAGCGGGTGCGCAGCGTGCGCTTGAGGTCCCAGATCTCGCGGTCGCTGATCTGGTCGACGAGCGGCCACAGGGCGTCGGTGTCGTCGCCGTCGATGTCGCCGCCGCGGCTCGCGGCGAGCTCGATGACCTCGCGCGCGATCCAGGTGGGGCCGTGGACACCGTTGGTGATCGACGTGATCGGCACCTCGGCCTCGTCGAACGCCGGCCACAGGCCGTTGAACATGCCGCGCGACACGTGCCCGTGCAGCTCGGAGACGCCGTTGGCGCGCTGGGCGAGGCGGAAGCCCATCACCGCCATGTTGAACACGCCGGCCTCGCCACCGTCGTAGTCCTCGGCGCCGAGCGCGAGGATCCGGTCGACCGGGACACCCGGCGTCGGCGAGTTGCCGCCGAAGTACTGGGAGACGAGCTCGCGCGGGAACCGGTCGATGCCCGCGGGCACCGGCGTGTGCGTGGTGAACACGGTGCCGGCGCGGGTGACCTCGAGCGCGGTGTCGAAGTCCACGTGCGGCCCGGCCTCGTCGACGGTGAGCTCACGGATGCGCTCGATGCCGAGGAACCCGGCGTGGCCCTCGTTGGCGTGGAAGACCTCCGGCGCCGGAGCGCCGGTGATGCGCGACCACACCCGCAGGGCGCGTACGCCGCCCACCCCGAGGAGCAGCTCCTGGCGCAGCCGGTGCTCGGAGTTGCCGCCGTAGAGCCGGTCGGTCACGTCGCGGTAGTGGGCGCTGTTCTCCTCGACGTCGGTGTCGAGGAGCAGCAGGGGCACGCGACCGACGTGGGCGACGAGGATCCGCGCCACCAGGTCGGGGCCATCGGGGAGGGCGATGGACACCGTCGCTCGGCTGCCGTCGGCCTCGCGGAGCACGGTCAGCGGCAGCTCGTCGGGGTCGAGGACGGGGTAGCTCTCCTGCTGCCAGCCGTCGCGGTCGAGCGCCTGCTTGAAGTAGCCGTGGCGGTAGAACAGGCCCACCCCCACCAACGGGATGCCGAGGTCGGAGGACGCCTTGAGGTGGTCGCCGGCCAGGATGCCGAGGCCGCCGGAGTACTGCGGCAGCACCGACGTGATGCCGAACTCGGACGAGAAGTACGCGATGGCGCGCGGGGCGTCGTCGCCGGCCTTGCGGGCGTACCACCGGTCCTCGGTGAGGTAGCGCTGCAGGTCGCCGTGCGCGGCGGAGAGGCGCGCGCGGAAGTCGCCGTCCTCGACCAGCTCGTCGAGCCGTTCGCGGCCCACGGCACCGAGGAAGCGCACCGGGTCGCCCTTGACCTGGCGCCACAGCTCGGCGTCGATCGAGGAGAACACGTCCTGGGTGGGTGGGTGCCAGGACCAGCGCAGGTTGCCGGCCAGGGCAGCCAGCGCCCCCAGGGGCTCGGGCAGGACGGGACGGACGGTGAATCGTCTGAACGCTCGCACGGACCAGCACGCTAGGCCATTTCTTGGAACGATCCAAGAGCGGCCCCTCCTCACGCCTGCCCACACCCGTGCATAACCCGCGGGACCACGGCGACGTTGTGACGGCATGACCCGCCCCCGCTCCCGCCTCGGCCGCGCCTCCCTCGCCGCCGCGACGCTCCTCGCGATCTCCACCCTGAGCACCATCCCCACGATCGCCTCCTCGGCGACCGCCACGACCGGGACGATCACGCCGGGCCCGACCCCGTCCGATGTCCGCACGCCCGGTGACCCGGTCGGAGGTCCGCGCGACGTCGACACCCGTGGCACGGCACTCCCGACCGGGCTCCAGCGGGAGGCCGTGTCGGCGATCGGCGACGTGACGGCTCGCTGGAACGCCCTCGGGACGCCGGCGTCGATCCTCCCGGCCGACAGCAGCCTCGGTGCCGCTCCGGGCGCGCCGGTCACGGCCGCCCGAGCCTGGCTGCGCGACCACGCCGCCGCCTTCGGGATGGATGCCTCGGCCGTCGACGACCTCACGGTCGTCAGCTCCCAGGCCCTCGCGAGGTCCGACGCGCGCGCCGTGCTGTTCCGGCAGGACTTCGGCGGCGTGGCGCCGGCGCTCGGTGGCCTGGTGACCGTCGGCGTGGCCGACGGCGAGGTCGCGTACGTCTCGTCCTCGCTGGCCCGCACGACGAGCGCCATGCCGGCGGCGACGCTCACACCGCTCGAGGGCTGGTTGAAGGCGGCCGAGGAGCTCTCGGTCGGCGTACCTGCCGGCAGGGTGGGCGACATCGTCCGCACCGTGGGCGGAGGCTGGACCCGCCTCACGGTTCCCGGCTTCGCCCAGGAGCAGCAGGTCCGGTTGCGTGCACTACCGATGGCCGACGGCACCGTGCGGCCCGTGCTCGAGGCCAACGTCGTCAATGTCGCCGGCGGCGCCTCGCTCGCCTTCACCAGCCTCGTCGACGGCGTCACCGGCAAGGTCCTCGCCCGGCACAACAAGACCGAGAACCTCGCCTACACCAACGTCTTCCAGGGATCGGTCGACGCCGCGACGGGCTGCGGTCCGCAGCACCCGTTCGACCTCACCGACGACCTGACCAGGCAGATCAACGCCATCGCCACCGGCGCGCCCACCGACGACTTCGTCCTGAAGCTCTTCAAGGGCTCGACGCTGCTCACGTCGCAGGACCTGGCCACCAACCCCGAGGTGCTGGCGTACTCCGCGGCGAGCATCCCCGCCGGGACCTACTCCGTGCAGGTCTGCGAGTTCGAGCCCGGCTCGGTGGTCCTCGGCCAGTACGCCGTCGCCGTGAGCACGAGCGACACCGGTGCTCCCAGCACCGGTGAGCTCGTGGCCAACCCGAGGTGGCGCTACTTCACCGCCAACCCGACCCTCGACGGTCCTGACGAGGTCCCGTCCAACTCGGTCGTCGGCTGCTGGAGCTCCGACGCCGGCTGCACCTCCCCCGCCACCCCGCTGCGCAACGTGGCCGCGTTCGGCCCCTGGGACACCATCGGCCCGCTGTCGACCTTCACCACCGTCGGCAACAACGCCGACACGCACGAGGCCTGGGCCAGCCCCCTGACCCCCGGCGGCCTCGCGCAGGCGCCCGTCTCCCCGACCCGGGAGTACACCACCGAGTTCACCGACGCATGGAACAACAGTCGCTGCGACGCCACCCAGCTGGTGCCCGGCGGCAACGACGTCAATGCCTCGGTGGGCAACCTGTTCGCCGCCCACAACCGGATGCACGACTACTCCTACTACCTCGGGTTCACCGAGGAGAACTACAACCTGCAGCTCGACAACGGCAGCCGCGGCGGGGTCGGTGGCGACCAGGAGGTCGGCAACGCCCAGGCCGGCGCCATCACCGGCGGCAGCCCGAGCTTCCTCGGCCGCGACAACGCCAACCAGGTCACGTTGCAGGACGGCACCCCCGGCATCACGAACCAGTACCTCTTCGAGCCGATCGCCGGCGCCTTCTACGCACCCTGCACGGACGGCGGCCTCGACATGGGCATCGTCGGTCACGAGTACACCCACGCGATCAGCAACCGGATGGTCGCCGGCCCCGACGAGGGACTCACCTCGGAGCAGGGCGGCGCGATGGGCGAGTCCTGGGGTGACCTGGTCGCCGGCGAGTACCAGTTCTCCCACGGCTACAGCAACGGCGGGAACGTCTGGGCCGTCGGCGCCTACGCCACCGGCAACACCGAGACCGCCATCCGCGACTACGCCATCGACGACAACCCGCTGAACCTCTCCGACTACGGCTTCGACTCCACCGGTCCCGAGGTCCACGCCGACGGCGAGATCTGGAACGGCACCATGTGGGAGGTCCGCCAGGCCCTCGTGGAGACGTACGACGCCCGCTTCCCGTACGACGACGCGGACCTGCAGCTCGCGTGCGCGCAGGCCACGCCGACCGCCACCCCCCGTCCCGTGGACACCTGCCCGGGCAACCGGCGCTGGGTGCAGCTGATGTTCGACGCGTTCCTGCTCCAGCAGGGTGCGACCTCGATGCTGGACGCCCGCGACGCCATGATCGCCGCCGACCAGATGCGTTTCGCCGGCGCGAACCGCGACGTCCTGTGGGCAGCCTTCGCCCGCCGCGGCATGGGCGTGCACGCGTCGGTCGCGGACGCCGACGACCACGAGCCCGTGCCGGACTTCACGACACCGAGCGGCCCGGGCAGCACGATCACGTTCGCCACCACCGGCCGGGCGAAGATCTACGTCGGCGACTACGAGGCCCGCGTGACGCCGGTCGCCGACACCGACCCGACCAGCGACCTCGGCGCGAGCGCGTCGTTCGCGCCGGGCACCTACGCCATGCTGGCCGTCTCGCCGGACCGCGGGTTCACCCGGTGGACGATGACCGTCCCGGCCGACGGCGGCGCACGCACCGAGACCCTCGGTGACGTGGTCAACCTCGCGAGCTCTGCGGCGGGCGCCTCTGTCATCGGCTCCACCGACGGCTCGCTCAACCCCGAGGCGCTGATCGACGGGACCGAGGCGACCAACTGGGGTGGCGTGTCCGAGGCGCAGGTCGACGAGTCCCACCCCTCGGTGTCGGTCGACCTCGCCGGTGACGTCAGCACCGTGCGTCGGGTCCAGGTGAGCGCACACCTCACCCCTGCCCCGGCGTCCGCCAGCGACATCCCGCTCGCCCAGGACGACCCCGACTCGGGCTCGCGGTTCACCGCGCTGCGCCAGTTCGCCCTGGAGTCGTGCACCGCCGACTGCGGGTCGGCCGATGCCACCTGGACGCGGTTCTACACCTCGGCCGCCGATGCCTTCCCGAGCACGCTCCCCCGGCCGGTCGCGCCGACCCTCACGATGCGCGAGTTCGACGTGCCCGACACCGCGGCAGCCGCCGTACGACTGGTCACCCTCGAGAACCAGTGCACCGGCCAGGAGGCGTACGCGGGTCAGCAGACCGCAAGCACGACCGTGCTGACGGACTGCAAGACGGGCTCGGACCGCGGCACGATCGTGCACGCCTCCGAGCTCCAGGTCTTCGGTGAGGACGCGACACTGCCCGACCAGCCCACGGGCACGACACCCGACACCGGCGGTACCACCGGCACCACCCCGGGGGCTGACGCCACCACCGGCACGACGGCCGGCACGACGGCCGGCACGACGGCCGCCACCGCCGCCGGCGCTGTCGCGACCCGCACCAGGATGGTCGTGAAGCGAGCGTTCCAGACCCGGCGCAAGCCCGCCCCGGTCCTGTTCCTGACCGTTCGCTCCGCCTCCGACCGGGAGACCGGGAGGTTCGTGGTCCGGCTCGCCGGCCGGACGTGGAAGGTCGTCTCCACCGAGGACGGCACCGCGCGCGTGCGCGTGCCGAAGCAAGCCCTGCGCCATCGACGCACCAGCGTGCGCGCGCGCTTCTTGCCCGCCGACGCCACCACCTTCGCGCCGTCGAGTACGCGGCTGCGCACCATCACCGTGGCGGCGGTGCGCTGACCGCGCGACACCGGTCGGCATCGACCGCGGTCGGGACGTCCCAAGGGGTGGCCCCGACCGCGGTCGGCTTGCGTGCGGGGTTCGGGTTCGCAAGTGTGGGGCCATGGTTGGACGGATACCCGTGATGGATGTCTCTCCCGTGGTCGACCTGGGTCGCCAGTCGGCCAAGGCCACCGTCGGGGAGCCGCTGCCCGTACGCGCTTCGGTCTTCCGCGAGGGCCACGACCAGCTCGCCGCCGAGGTGGTCGCCACCGATCCACGCGGCCGGACCCGCGACCCCCTACGGATGCGGCCCGACGGTGAGGCGCCCAACCGCTACGTGGCCCACGTGACGCCCGACGTCGAGGGCGAGTGGACCTTCGAGATCCACTCCTGGTCCGACCCGGTCGCGACCTGGGAGCACGACGCGGGCATCAAGGTCCCGGCCGGTGTCGACGTGGAGCTCATGTTCACCGAGGCGCGGCTCCTGCTGGAGCGGGTGGCCGCCGGGACGGGCAAGGAGGCGCTCGACAAGCCGTCCGCCGCTGTCGTCTCGGGCGCGATCGCGGCTGCGACCGACACCGAGCGTCCCGTCGGCGCGCGCCTCGCCGCCCTCCAGGACCCCGAGCTCGAGGCCGTCCTCCTCGCCCACCCGCTGCGCGAGCTGCTCACCGTCACGGGGCCGTTCCGGTTCCGCGCCGACCGCACCCGCGCGCTCTTCGGCAGCTGGTACGAGTTCTTCCCGCGCTCGGAGGGCGCGACGCGCGACGAGAAGACCGGCACGATCACCAGCGGCACGTTCCGGACGGCGACCAAGCGCCTCGACCGGGTCGCGGAGATGGGCTTCGACGTCCTCTACCTGCCGCCCATCCACCCGATCGGCGAGGTCAACCGCAAGGGCCCGAACAACACCCTGACCCCGGGCCCCGACGACACCGGCTCGCCGTGGGCGATCGGCAGCAAGGACGGCGGCCACGACGCGATCCACCCCGAGCTCGGGACGTTCGAGGACTTCGACGCCTTCGTGGCGCGTGCTCGTGAACTCGACATCGAGGTGGCCCTCGACCTCGCGCTCCAGGCGGCGCCCGACCACCCGTGGGTGACCACGCACCCGCAGTTCTTCACCACGCGCGCGGACGGGACGATCGCGTACGCCGAGAACCCGCCGAAGAAGTACCAGGACATCTACCCGATGAACTTCGACAACGACCCGGCCGGCATCTGCCGCGAGGTGCTGCGGGTCGTGAAGCTCTGGATGTCGCACGGGGTGCGGATCTTCCGCGTCGACAACCCCCACACCAAGCCGCTCGCCTTCTGGGAGTGGCTGCTGGCGGAGGTACGCCGTACGGACCCCGACGTGCTCTTCCTGTCCGAGGCCTTCACCAGGCCGGCGATGATGCACGGCCTCGGCGCGGTCGGCTACCACCAGAGCTACACCTACTTCACCTGGCGCACCGGCAAGCGCGAGATCGAGGAGTACCTCCTCGAGGTCTCGAGCGAGTCCGACCACCTGATGCGGCCGAACTTCTTCGTCAACACCCCCGACATCCTCCACGCCTACCTGCAGTACGGCGGACCGGCGGCGTTCAAGGTGCGCGCCGCCCTTGCCGCCACCGGGTCGCCCAGCTGGGGCGTCTACGCCGGCTACGAGCTGTTCGAGCACGTCGCGGTGAAGCCCGGGTCGGAGGAGTACCTCGACTCGGAGAAGTTCCAGATCCGCATCCGCGACTGGGAGAAGCGCGACGCCGAGGGCACCACGCTCGCGCCCTACCTGACGCGGCTCAACGAGATCCGCCGCCACCACCCGGCGCTCCAGCTGCTGCGCAACGTGACGATCCACTCCAGCGACGACGACCACGTGCTGGTCTTCTCGAAGAGGCACGGCGACGACGTGGTCATCAGCGTCATCAACCTCGACCCGCACGGCACGCGCGAGACGATGATCCACCTCGAGATGCCGGCACTCGGCCTGGAGTGGCACGACTCCTTCGTCGCCCACGACGAGATCACTGGGGAGGACTGGAGCTGGACCGCGCACAACTACGTCAGGCTCGACCCCGGCTACGAACCTGCCCACGTGATCGTCGTCAGGAGGACCCGTTGACCGACCATCCCACCTCGTCCCAGATGCCGACGGACGCGACCCGCGCGACCGCCGTGCTCAACGCGGAGCCTGACTGGTTCCGCACCGCGGTCTTCTACGAGGTGCTGGTCCGGTCGTTCCGCGACTCCAACGGCGACGGGACCGGCGACTTCAAGGGCCTGATCGAGAAGCTCGACTACCTCGAGTGGCTGGGCGTGGACTGCCTGTGGGTCCCGCCGTTCTTCACCTCGCCCCTGCGCGACGGCGGCTACGACGTCGCGGACTACAACAACATCCTCCCCGAGTGCGGCACGGTCGAGGACTTCCACGAGTTCCTCGACGCCTGCCACCAGCGCGGCATCCGCGTGATCATCGACTTCGTCATGAACCACACGAGCGACGCCCACCCGTGGTTCCAGGCCAGCCGCAGCGACCCCGAGGGGCCGTACGGCGACTTCTACGTGTGGTCCGACACCGACGAGCTCTACCAGGACGCCCGCGTCATCTTCGTCGACACAGAGCCGTCGAACTGGACGTGGGACCCGGTGCGCCAGCAGTACTTCTGGCACCGGTTCTTCCACCACCAGCCCGACCTCAACTTCGACAACCCCAAGGTCCACGACGCGATGCTGGAGGCGATGGCCTTCTGGCTCGACATGGGCCTCGACGGGTTCCGGCTCGACGCGGTGCCGTACCTCTACGAGCGTCCCGGCACCAACGGCGAGAACCTCCCCGAGACGCACGACTTCCTCAAGAAGTGCCGTCGCTTCGTCGACGAGAACTACCCCGGGCGCGTGCTGCTCTGCGAGGCCAACCAGTGGCCGGC is part of the Nocardioides cavernae genome and harbors:
- a CDS encoding M36 family metallopeptidase, which codes for MTRPRSRLGRASLAAATLLAISTLSTIPTIASSATATTGTITPGPTPSDVRTPGDPVGGPRDVDTRGTALPTGLQREAVSAIGDVTARWNALGTPASILPADSSLGAAPGAPVTAARAWLRDHAAAFGMDASAVDDLTVVSSQALARSDARAVLFRQDFGGVAPALGGLVTVGVADGEVAYVSSSLARTTSAMPAATLTPLEGWLKAAEELSVGVPAGRVGDIVRTVGGGWTRLTVPGFAQEQQVRLRALPMADGTVRPVLEANVVNVAGGASLAFTSLVDGVTGKVLARHNKTENLAYTNVFQGSVDAATGCGPQHPFDLTDDLTRQINAIATGAPTDDFVLKLFKGSTLLTSQDLATNPEVLAYSAASIPAGTYSVQVCEFEPGSVVLGQYAVAVSTSDTGAPSTGELVANPRWRYFTANPTLDGPDEVPSNSVVGCWSSDAGCTSPATPLRNVAAFGPWDTIGPLSTFTTVGNNADTHEAWASPLTPGGLAQAPVSPTREYTTEFTDAWNNSRCDATQLVPGGNDVNASVGNLFAAHNRMHDYSYYLGFTEENYNLQLDNGSRGGVGGDQEVGNAQAGAITGGSPSFLGRDNANQVTLQDGTPGITNQYLFEPIAGAFYAPCTDGGLDMGIVGHEYTHAISNRMVAGPDEGLTSEQGGAMGESWGDLVAGEYQFSHGYSNGGNVWAVGAYATGNTETAIRDYAIDDNPLNLSDYGFDSTGPEVHADGEIWNGTMWEVRQALVETYDARFPYDDADLQLACAQATPTATPRPVDTCPGNRRWVQLMFDAFLLQQGATSMLDARDAMIAADQMRFAGANRDVLWAAFARRGMGVHASVADADDHEPVPDFTTPSGPGSTITFATTGRAKIYVGDYEARVTPVADTDPTSDLGASASFAPGTYAMLAVSPDRGFTRWTMTVPADGGARTETLGDVVNLASSAAGASVIGSTDGSLNPEALIDGTEATNWGGVSEAQVDESHPSVSVDLAGDVSTVRRVQVSAHLTPAPASASDIPLAQDDPDSGSRFTALRQFALESCTADCGSADATWTRFYTSAADAFPSTLPRPVAPTLTMREFDVPDTAAAAVRLVTLENQCTGQEAYAGQQTASTTVLTDCKTGSDRGTIVHASELQVFGEDATLPDQPTGTTPDTGGTTGTTPGADATTGTTAGTTAGTTAATAAGAVATRTRMVVKRAFQTRRKPAPVLFLTVRSASDRETGRFVVRLAGRTWKVVSTEDGTARVRVPKQALRHRRTSVRARFLPADATTFAPSSTRLRTITVAAVR
- the glgP gene encoding alpha-glucan family phosphorylase, with product MRAFRRFTVRPVLPEPLGALAALAGNLRWSWHPPTQDVFSSIDAELWRQVKGDPVRFLGAVGRERLDELVEDGDFRARLSAAHGDLQRYLTEDRWYARKAGDDAPRAIAYFSSEFGITSVLPQYSGGLGILAGDHLKASSDLGIPLVGVGLFYRHGYFKQALDRDGWQQESYPVLDPDELPLTVLREADGSRATVSIALPDGPDLVARILVAHVGRVPLLLLDTDVEENSAHYRDVTDRLYGGNSEHRLRQELLLGVGGVRALRVWSRITGAPAPEVFHANEGHAGFLGIERIRELTVDEAGPHVDFDTALEVTRAGTVFTTHTPVPAGIDRFPRELVSQYFGGNSPTPGVPVDRILALGAEDYDGGEAGVFNMAVMGFRLAQRANGVSELHGHVSRGMFNGLWPAFDEAEVPITSITNGVHGPTWIAREVIELAASRGGDIDGDDTDALWPLVDQISDREIWDLKRTLRTRFVDDARDRMRRSATKRGYAAAETTWIDSALDPDVLTIGFARRVPTYKRLTLMLRDPARLKKLLIDPERPIQLVIAGKAHPADETGKRLIQEMVRFADDPEVRHRIAFLPNYDIAMAQPLYPGCDVWLNNPLRPYEACGTSGMKAALNGGLNLSILDGWWDEWYDGNNGWAIPSADGIEDPDRRDDLEANALYDLLEGEVVPRFYETNDEGVPPRWLEMVRHTLKSLGPKVLATRQVRDYVRELYAPAAHTARTLNSDYVGARTLSGWKHDVRAAWPGVRVEHVDSEGVGDQAVVGATLAVRAWVALGSLSADDVEVQVVHGRIGSDDVLTATSATPMLVGESYDGNRHRFDAAVPLAVSGPFGYTVRVVPRNESLASVAELGLVAEPA
- a CDS encoding VOC family protein, giving the protein MDEYASVRYVVDDVQAAIDFYTEHLGFTVLSHPAPPFADVVRGHLRVLLSGPPSSGARATPPDASGPGRNRIHLVVDDLDDHLERLRAAGVTLRSDVVAGPGGRQFLVADPSGNLVEIFEAARG
- a CDS encoding MarR family winged helix-turn-helix transcriptional regulator → MSEPRRIDDLDDPLALERQVCFALAVASRTVISVYRPVLEPMGLTHPQYLVMLALWGGEPLSVTELSRRLELDPATLSRLLRRLEAAGLVRRDRNPADERSLAVALTDRGRDLRTQALEVPGTILQRLGMELDELLDLRDRLTEVIGAAKAAVDAGVEAGVEAATEARPA
- a CDS encoding helix-turn-helix transcriptional regulator gives rise to the protein MTTAADTFAEFLATLAETLDLGGDERARRLHLSRFHLARVVSAAGGEPPERMRRRLLLERAAYRLLTGDEQVVDVAFEAGYGSHEAFTRAFAREYGIAPSRWRQHPTRTQIEGPSGVHFHPPGSLRLPTSRKVTPMDLMTRMIEHHVWLTGEMIDRATRLTDEQLDAAIEVPIGTIDDDMTIRSVLGRLVGQLAQWNAAVDQRSYDWDQERGKSLSTLRRELAEEGPAFLEQVRTTIDEGRLDDTFVDVTCETPRVFTYGGMVAHVLTFAAVRRLVVLGAFENLGITDLDAGDPMEWMGAPA